One stretch of Candidatus Neomarinimicrobiota bacterium DNA includes these proteins:
- the vsr gene encoding DNA mismatch endonuclease Vsr: protein MVDTFTREKRSEIMTSVKSSGNKSTELKLIKTFKLYGISGWRRKYGLFGNPDFVFPKKRIVLFADGCFWHGHDCRKLIPATNKNYWIEKISRNKKRDKLVTESLIEDGWDVLRLWECKIKQKILSQKVVTKLLF, encoded by the coding sequence ATGGTTGATACATTTACAAGAGAAAAGCGTTCAGAAATAATGACTTCTGTAAAATCTTCCGGGAATAAATCAACTGAACTTAAACTTATAAAAACCTTTAAACTATACGGTATTAGTGGCTGGCGCAGAAAATATGGTTTATTTGGGAATCCTGATTTTGTGTTTCCGAAGAAAAGAATTGTTTTATTTGCTGATGGATGTTTCTGGCATGGTCATGACTGCAGAAAGCTAATTCCTGCTACTAATAAAAATTATTGGATAGAAAAGATATCACGAAATAAAAAACGAGACAAATTAGTTACAGAAAGTCTAATTGAAGATGGTTGGGATGTGTTAAGGCTTTGGGAATGTAAGATAAAACAAAAAATTTTAAGCCAAAAAGTTGTTACTAAATTATTATTTTGA
- a CDS encoding S9 family peptidase produces MKTEIISVVSIVIVSIGCSAGENIMTDKAKTRTPQPPIADKIPKIETLHGHERVDNYYWLRDKDNPRVMEYLNAENKYTDEMTSHTKELQESLYKEMVGRIRETDLSVPEKRGEYFYYNRTEEGKQYPIYARKKGTLDAEEEVLLDQNKLAEGYDFFEIGAFEVSPDHNLVAVTIDSTGSERYLLRIKNLETGEFYPDEVKNIGGYSIEWGNDNKTLFYNTLNEAHRPDKVFRHKLGESGDSDELVYHEKDEQYFLSPGKTKDGKFLILKSGSATTTEVRYLSADEPEGEFKIFHPRQHMMEYYVYHHAEKFYVVTNDEALNFKLMEVSDDNPGKENWKEVLPHREDVKIDYVDMFAGHMAVYERKEGLKQIRVVDMNSGTHYYVEFPEPVYTFSARGNREFNKKELRFTYTSMITPKSVYDYDMGTKEQKLLKEYEVLGGYDKKDYTTRRIFATAADGKSIPISIVYRNDYVKDGSRPALLYGYGSYGSSREPSFDSNILSLLDRGFVYAIAHIRGGGEMGRVWHDDGKLKNKINTFTDFIACAEYLIAEKYTNKDKLAISGGSAGGLLMGAVTNMKPELFELVIASVPFVDVINTMLDETIPLTAIEWEEWGNPKVKEDYDYMVKYSPYDNVVEKDYPNMFIKAGLNDPRVGYWEPAKWTAKLRELKTDDNLLILETKMGAGHMGASGRYDYLREKAFEFAVLLDVLGIE; encoded by the coding sequence ATGAAAACAGAGATAATATCTGTGGTTTCAATAGTAATTGTTTCAATTGGGTGTTCAGCTGGAGAAAATATAATGACAGATAAAGCAAAAACACGTACGCCCCAACCGCCGATTGCTGATAAAATACCTAAAATAGAGACTTTGCACGGTCATGAGCGGGTAGATAATTATTATTGGTTGAGGGATAAAGATAATCCCAGGGTTATGGAATATCTGAATGCAGAAAATAAATATACCGATGAAATGACATCTCATACCAAAGAGCTTCAGGAATCGCTATATAAAGAAATGGTGGGAAGGATAAGAGAAACAGACCTTTCTGTCCCGGAAAAAAGGGGAGAATATTTTTATTACAATCGTACGGAGGAAGGAAAACAATATCCTATCTACGCGCGAAAAAAGGGCACGCTGGACGCCGAAGAAGAGGTTTTGCTTGACCAGAATAAGCTTGCTGAAGGATATGATTTTTTCGAAATCGGGGCGTTTGAAGTAAGTCCGGATCATAACCTGGTGGCGGTAACCATTGACAGCACCGGATCAGAGCGATATTTACTTCGCATAAAAAACCTGGAAACGGGAGAGTTTTATCCTGACGAAGTAAAAAATATCGGCGGATATTCGATTGAATGGGGCAACGACAATAAAACTCTCTTTTATAATACTTTGAATGAGGCGCATCGACCGGATAAGGTCTTCAGGCATAAGCTCGGCGAAAGCGGAGATTCCGACGAATTGGTCTATCACGAGAAAGATGAACAATATTTCCTTTCCCCGGGTAAAACGAAAGACGGAAAATTCCTGATTTTGAAGTCGGGTAGCGCCACGACAACGGAAGTCCGTTATCTTTCTGCGGATGAGCCTGAGGGCGAATTCAAGATATTCCATCCACGCCAACATATGATGGAATACTATGTTTATCATCATGCGGAAAAATTCTATGTAGTGACGAATGACGAAGCTTTAAACTTTAAACTGATGGAAGTTTCTGACGATAATCCCGGCAAGGAAAACTGGAAAGAGGTTTTGCCGCATCGGGAGGATGTGAAAATTGATTACGTTGATATGTTTGCCGGTCATATGGCGGTCTATGAACGAAAGGAGGGATTAAAACAGATTCGCGTAGTAGATATGAATAGCGGAACACACTATTATGTTGAATTTCCTGAACCCGTATATACTTTTAGCGCCAGAGGAAACAGGGAGTTTAACAAAAAGGAACTCCGGTTCACTTACACTTCAATGATCACGCCGAAAAGCGTCTATGATTATGATATGGGAACCAAAGAACAAAAGCTTTTAAAAGAATATGAAGTGCTTGGCGGTTATGATAAAAAGGATTATACAACGCGTCGTATTTTCGCCACCGCTGCAGACGGGAAAAGCATCCCGATTTCGATTGTATACCGGAACGATTATGTTAAAGATGGAAGCCGTCCAGCCTTGTTATATGGCTACGGTTCGTATGGGTCAAGTAGAGAGCCCTCATTTGATTCGAATATATTGTCGCTGTTAGACAGAGGATTTGTTTACGCAATAGCGCATATTCGTGGCGGCGGAGAGATGGGAAGAGTATGGCATGATGACGGAAAGTTGAAAAATAAGATAAATACGTTTACTGATTTCATCGCTTGTGCGGAATATTTGATAGCTGAAAAATATACGAATAAAGATAAATTGGCTATCTCCGGCGGAAGCGCAGGCGGGTTGCTGATGGGAGCCGTTACCAATATGAAGCCGGAATTATTTGAGCTGGTTATCGCAAGTGTGCCGTTTGTGGACGTGATAAATACTATGCTGGATGAAACGATTCCGCTTACGGCGATCGAGTGGGAAGAATGGGGTAATCCGAAAGTAAAAGAAGATTACGATTATATGGTGAAATATTCTCCATATGATAATGTGGTCGAAAAGGATTATCCGAATATGTTTATCAAGGCTGGTTTGAACGACCCACGTGTGGGATATTGGGAGCCGGCAAAATGGACAGCGAAGCTGAGGGAGCTTAAGACCGATGATAACCTGCTGATACTTGAAACAAAAATGGGAGCAGGTCATATGGGAGCATCGGGCAGATATGATTATCTAAGAGAAAAGGCATTTGAGTTTGCTGTTTTGCTTGATGTATTAGGAATAGAATAA
- a CDS encoding YggT family protein, whose product MVVIGNLLVAIGKILDLIISVGYVLFIIRAVISWIEVDKSSQYYSFLINVTEPVLEPIRKYLPGGAMDFSPMAAMLILYFADIFVVESLLDIGFRLK is encoded by the coding sequence ATGGTAGTTATAGGCAATTTATTAGTGGCAATCGGAAAGATTTTGGATTTGATTATAAGCGTAGGATACGTCTTATTTATTATACGGGCAGTCATCTCGTGGATTGAGGTTGATAAAAGCAGCCAATATTACAGTTTTTTAATAAATGTAACCGAACCGGTTCTTGAACCTATTAGAAAGTATTTGCCGGGTGGAGCAATGGATTTTTCACCAATGGCGGCAATGTTAATTCTTTATTTCGCTGATATATTCGTTGTCGAAAGCCTTCTCGATATCGGATTCAGGCTTAAGTAA
- a CDS encoding biotin transporter BioY, translating to MNQNIRSIFTKAKTIEQGDILRIGLPVAGFALLTAIAALIRIPLPFTPIPITMQTFVVLLSGVILGGRKGSMSQIIYVSAGVIGLPIFAGMTSGLALLSGATGGFLAGFIVAPKVVGLILGESKERSRLIIALIAGTVTIFLLGNLWLLIIMNGAVAKTLSLGFIPFLPGAAVKIGLVIAVVEAMRFRNKNK from the coding sequence TTGAATCAGAACATTAGATCAATTTTCACGAAGGCGAAAACAATAGAGCAGGGCGATATATTGAGAATCGGTCTGCCTGTGGCTGGATTTGCTCTTCTCACCGCGATTGCCGCTCTTATTCGTATCCCGCTGCCATTCACACCGATACCTATTACGATGCAAACGTTTGTCGTACTCCTTTCAGGAGTTATACTCGGTGGTAGAAAAGGTTCGATGTCCCAGATTATATACGTATCAGCCGGAGTTATCGGATTACCAATATTTGCCGGTATGACATCAGGATTAGCATTGTTATCAGGAGCTACGGGCGGATTTCTTGCAGGGTTTATTGTTGCGCCCAAGGTAGTCGGGTTAATCTTAGGAGAGTCGAAAGAACGAAGTCGATTGATTATTGCCTTAATTGCAGGAACGGTAACTATTTTTCTTTTAGGCAACCTCTGGTTATTGATTATAATGAATGGAGCTGTTGCTAAAACACTATCACTTGGATTCATACCGTTTCTACCGGGCGCAGCGGTAAAAATAGGATTGGTTATTGCTGTTGTGGAAGCTATGAGATTTCGTAACAAGAATAAGTAA
- a CDS encoding radical SAM protein has translation MLKIYEIYTSIQGESSYQGLPCVFIRLSGCNLRCAWCDTAYAFFGGEEKSIKEIMAEVKEAGPLLVELTGGEPLMQGECYALMKKLCDKEYEVLLETGGSIDTKEVDPRVKKIIDFKTPSSLMVDENNWDNLSRLNPGDELKFVIGDRADYMWALNIIKENGLEEKTIVNLSPVHGVLSPSELAKWMLDDKIDVRMNVQIHKYIWGEQTLGV, from the coding sequence TTGTTGAAGATATACGAGATATACACGAGTATTCAGGGAGAATCAAGTTATCAGGGATTACCTTGCGTTTTTATTCGTTTAAGCGGATGTAATTTGCGCTGCGCCTGGTGCGACACGGCGTATGCGTTTTTCGGCGGGGAAGAGAAAAGCATAAAAGAGATAATGGCTGAAGTAAAAGAGGCCGGTCCGCTTTTGGTGGAATTAACCGGCGGAGAACCGCTGATGCAGGGTGAGTGTTACGCCTTAATGAAAAAGCTTTGCGACAAGGAGTACGAAGTGTTACTGGAGACAGGCGGTTCAATAGATACTAAGGAAGTTGACCCGCGGGTCAAAAAAATTATTGACTTCAAGACCCCTTCAAGTCTTATGGTGGATGAAAACAATTGGGATAACTTATCAAGACTTAATCCGGGTGATGAACTGAAATTTGTTATCGGAGACAGAGCCGATTACATGTGGGCTTTGAATATTATCAAAGAAAACGGTCTTGAGGAAAAAACTATCGTTAATCTCTCTCCCGTGCACGGTGTGCTGAGTCCCTCCGAGTTAGCAAAATGGATGTTAGATGATAAAATAGATGTTCGGATGAATGTGCAGATTCATAAATATATCTGGGGAGAACAGACTCTCGGGGTGTGA
- a CDS encoding cysteine--tRNA ligase, translated as MVILNVALKLYNTLTRKKELFTPLIKGEVKMYACGPTVYDYPHIGNYRAYVFEDLLRRYLEYSGYKVKLVMNITDIDDKTIAASGGNLEELNRFTKKYETDFLGGLKTLKIKEADLYPRATETIDEMVALITSLLEKEFAYKSDDGSIYFSIDKYPDYGKLVHLNPEDMRSGERVQDDEYEKGGARDFVLWKAWKESDGGIFWETSLGKGRPGWHIECSAMSMTHLGEQIDIHCGGVDNIFPHHENEIAQSEAATGSKFVSYWVHCAHLILDGEKMSKSQGNIKLLDELIEEGHSPEAIRLALLSTHYRSQLDLTAELLNDADGKIKRIKSFLASMKRVEGDNSNVKIKEKLAEYTSKFEQALDDNLYVTGAFNAVFGMIGEMNRLRDKGKLGKQSALEIIETFGKFDQVLNLNPMEQIEINDNIRISDGLEITIETRGGKPPPHIQEMAKQRAAARNAKKWEEADKLREEMAVEGWQMEDIKNRIVLKKKE; from the coding sequence ATGGTAATATTAAATGTGGCTCTAAAACTTTATAACACCCTTACTCGAAAGAAGGAATTATTCACACCTTTGATAAAGGGGGAAGTGAAAATGTATGCCTGCGGACCAACGGTTTACGATTACCCTCATATTGGAAATTACCGCGCCTATGTGTTTGAGGATCTTCTCAGAAGATATCTTGAGTACAGCGGATATAAGGTAAAATTAGTTATGAACATCACCGATATTGATGATAAGACCATCGCCGCATCCGGTGGAAATTTAGAAGAGCTGAACAGATTCACAAAGAAATATGAAACAGATTTTTTAGGCGGACTTAAAACTCTCAAGATAAAAGAAGCGGATCTTTATCCGAGAGCGACAGAGACGATAGATGAAATGGTTGCCCTAATCACCAGTCTCCTCGAAAAAGAATTTGCGTATAAATCAGATGACGGTTCGATATATTTTTCGATAGATAAATATCCCGATTATGGAAAGCTTGTACACCTTAATCCCGAAGATATGCGTTCCGGCGAGAGAGTTCAGGACGATGAATACGAAAAAGGCGGCGCGCGCGATTTCGTGCTCTGGAAAGCCTGGAAAGAAAGTGATGGGGGGATTTTTTGGGAAACTTCGCTTGGAAAGGGTCGCCCCGGCTGGCATATAGAATGCTCGGCAATGTCTATGACTCACCTTGGCGAGCAGATAGATATTCACTGCGGTGGCGTGGATAACATTTTTCCCCATCATGAAAATGAAATTGCTCAAAGCGAAGCTGCCACGGGAAGCAAGTTTGTCAGTTATTGGGTTCATTGCGCACACCTGATTTTAGATGGTGAAAAAATGTCGAAATCGCAGGGAAACATCAAACTATTGGATGAATTGATTGAGGAGGGACATTCTCCAGAGGCAATAAGGCTTGCACTATTATCCACTCATTACCGCTCACAGCTTGACTTGACTGCCGAACTGCTAAATGATGCCGATGGGAAGATCAAAAGGATAAAAAGTTTCCTAGCTTCAATGAAAAGAGTAGAAGGGGATAATAGTAATGTCAAAATCAAAGAAAAGCTAGCGGAATACACTTCAAAATTTGAGCAGGCACTTGACGACAATCTTTATGTTACCGGAGCATTTAATGCTGTATTTGGTATGATTGGAGAGATGAACCGGTTAAGAGATAAGGGCAAATTAGGCAAACAAAGCGCTTTGGAAATAATAGAAACGTTCGGAAAATTTGATCAAGTACTTAACTTGAACCCAATGGAACAAATTGAAATAAATGACAACATAAGAATATCAGATGGATTAGAAATTACTATTGAAACAAGGGGAGGGAAACCGCCTCCACATATCCAAGAAATGGCTAAGCAAAGAGCCGCAGCAAGAAACGCAAAAAAATGGGAAGAAGCTGATAAATTACGAGAGGAAATGGCTGTTGAGGGTTGGCAGATGGAGGACATAAAAAATCGTATTGTGCTTAAAAAGAAAGAATAG
- a CDS encoding YggS family pyridoxal phosphate-dependent enzyme, protein MNVTTFSIIDNIRHTLDRVRAAEQHSGRETGKVRVVGITKTLGPEVIREAISEGITEIGENRVQEAAWKFSEVEGEFKKHLVGHLQTNKVKKAVELFDVIHSVDSLKLASKIADQNAVGKELLLEVNTSGESTKFGVEPDSVIDILSEISETAGLNIDGLMTIGPHTDDENEIRTAFKKLKRLYDKAAKSEIDGIEMKSLSMGMTNDFEIAIEEGATMVRIGRALFGERK, encoded by the coding sequence TTGAATGTTACAACGTTTTCTATAATAGACAATATACGGCACACACTTGACAGAGTGAGGGCAGCCGAGCAGCATTCCGGTAGAGAGACCGGAAAAGTCAGGGTGGTCGGAATAACGAAAACATTAGGTCCTGAGGTTATTCGGGAAGCGATTAGCGAGGGTATAACGGAAATAGGTGAGAATCGGGTGCAGGAAGCGGCGTGGAAATTTTCGGAAGTGGAGGGAGAATTCAAAAAACATTTGGTTGGTCACCTGCAAACCAATAAAGTTAAAAAAGCTGTGGAGCTATTCGATGTGATACATTCTGTAGATAGCTTGAAACTTGCCTCTAAGATTGCCGACCAGAACGCTGTGGGGAAAGAACTGCTTTTGGAAGTGAACACTTCAGGCGAAAGTACTAAATTCGGAGTAGAACCGGACAGTGTAATAGACATTCTGTCTGAAATATCCGAAACCGCGGGTCTAAATATCGACGGATTGATGACCATTGGTCCGCACACGGATGACGAGAATGAAATTCGAACGGCATTTAAAAAATTGAAACGGCTTTATGACAAAGCGGCTAAATCTGAGATTGACGGTATAGAGATGAAAAGTCTGTCAATGGGAATGACTAACGATTTTGAAATAGCAATTGAAGAGGGCGCTACGATGGTTCGAATCGGTCGTGCGCTTTTCGGCGAGCGTAAATGA
- the queC gene encoding 7-cyano-7-deazaguanine synthase QueC → MDKNLAIVAVSGGLDSAVATAVAAESHELALMHINYGNLTEKRELEAFHHIADYYNIDKRFVADIDHLRKIGTSSLTDKNIPVEDFSGKNIGIPLTYVPFRNANILSIAVSWGEATGAASIYVGMMEEDSAGYPDCTEEFIEAFNQMIEIGTRPETKIKLIAPLIHMSKGDVIRKGIELGAPFDLSWSCYKNEDKACGVCESCVLRLNGFKDAGIEDPIVYINNDEESES, encoded by the coding sequence ATTGACAAAAATTTAGCAATAGTGGCAGTATCCGGTGGGCTGGATTCAGCTGTTGCAACAGCAGTGGCTGCGGAAAGTCATGAGCTGGCTCTGATGCACATCAATTATGGCAACCTAACGGAAAAACGTGAGTTAGAAGCATTTCATCATATTGCCGATTATTACAATATCGATAAGAGGTTTGTGGCGGATATTGACCATCTAAGGAAAATCGGTACATCGAGTCTTACCGACAAAAATATTCCTGTGGAAGATTTCAGTGGAAAGAATATAGGTATTCCGCTGACATACGTTCCGTTTCGCAATGCTAATATTCTTTCAATCGCTGTTTCGTGGGGAGAGGCAACGGGAGCCGCGTCTATCTATGTGGGGATGATGGAGGAAGACAGCGCAGGCTATCCTGATTGTACGGAAGAATTTATTGAAGCATTCAATCAGATGATAGAAATCGGTACTCGACCGGAGACAAAAATCAAACTTATAGCGCCGCTTATACATATGAGCAAGGGTGATGTAATCAGAAAGGGTATAGAACTTGGAGCGCCTTTTGATCTGAGTTGGTCATGTTACAAAAATGAGGATAAAGCATGCGGAGTTTGTGAATCATGCGTTCTGAGACTAAACGGCTTTAAAGATGCAGGAATTGAGGATCCGATAGTCTATATTAATAACGATGAGGAATCAGAGAGTTGA
- a CDS encoding single-stranded DNA-binding protein has translation MAYAVSSMNKVILIGRLGNDPELKYTPNGTAQAQISLATSEKWKDSDGNQKEKTEWHRIVAWRRQAEFVGEWLKKGQLVSIEGKLQTRSWEQDGQKKYMTEIVADTITMLGSRAEGGSGSSAGGPPKTQEPPASTDNIDDDDDDLPF, from the coding sequence ATGGCATATGCTGTCAGTAGTATGAACAAAGTGATTTTAATCGGACGCCTCGGTAATGATCCTGAACTGAAATACACCCCAAATGGCACGGCACAAGCACAAATTAGTCTTGCCACATCAGAAAAATGGAAAGATAGTGACGGTAATCAGAAGGAAAAGACCGAATGGCACAGAATCGTTGCCTGGCGGCGACAAGCAGAATTTGTTGGGGAATGGCTCAAAAAGGGTCAATTGGTGTCTATTGAGGGAAAGCTCCAAACTCGTTCGTGGGAGCAGGACGGGCAGAAAAAGTATATGACTGAAATCGTTGCTGATACTATAACTATGCTCGGCTCGCGCGCAGAAGGTGGCAGCGGAAGCAGTGCCGGGGGTCCTCCAAAAACTCAGGAGCCGCCGGCATCAACAGACAACATTGATGATGACGACGATGATCTGCCATTTTAA
- the queF gene encoding NADPH-dependent 7-cyano-7-deazaguanine reductase QueF: MKDKEKEIIGDFKSPDSVRPDILETFEYEYPETDVGLDISTDEFTCVCPKSGLPDFATITINYLPDKKCVELRSLKFYLMSYRNVGIFHEHVVNRILGDFVEAVEPKMVTVYGDFKIRGGLHTTSEVSWEKGAA; this comes from the coding sequence TTGAAGGATAAAGAGAAAGAAATTATAGGCGATTTTAAGTCGCCGGATTCGGTCCGCCCGGACATTTTAGAAACTTTTGAATACGAATATCCCGAAACGGATGTAGGTCTCGACATCAGCACTGATGAATTTACCTGCGTCTGCCCGAAGAGCGGACTTCCTGATTTTGCTACCATAACGATTAACTACTTGCCGGATAAAAAATGTGTGGAGCTCAGAAGTCTGAAATTTTATCTGATGTCGTATCGCAATGTGGGAATTTTTCATGAGCATGTGGTGAACAGAATCCTCGGAGATTTCGTGGAAGCTGTGGAACCTAAAATGGTAACAGTTTACGGCGATTTCAAGATTCGAGGCGGGCTGCATACAACTTCGGAAGTTTCATGGGAGAAAGGCGCGGCATAG
- a CDS encoding DivIVA domain-containing protein: protein MKLTPIDIRKWEFKKGIRGYDKYEVQAFLELAAEEFEKLQQDRREFEQKSKRLEKEIEEYRRVEKSLQDTLVSAKETTDRLMENSRKEAELIVGDAELHADKILEGARKKASRIEDEITRLTVLRDSFAVKLKSILSSQVELLEMFGEVNVEEKEFRIVENSAEEIAEVKEKIVDDLEESPASDPENESESSPFEDVTDDVVEEKSE, encoded by the coding sequence TTGAAACTTACACCGATTGACATACGGAAATGGGAATTTAAAAAAGGAATACGCGGATACGATAAGTACGAGGTACAGGCATTCCTCGAACTTGCGGCGGAAGAATTTGAAAAATTGCAGCAAGACCGCAGGGAGTTTGAGCAAAAGAGCAAACGCCTCGAAAAGGAAATAGAAGAGTATAGAAGGGTGGAAAAAAGTCTTCAGGATACTCTCGTAAGCGCTAAAGAAACCACAGACCGCTTAATGGAAAATTCCAGAAAGGAAGCGGAGCTTATTGTGGGCGATGCGGAGCTTCACGCCGATAAAATATTGGAAGGTGCGAGAAAAAAAGCATCGAGAATTGAAGATGAGATTACAAGATTAACGGTCTTAAGAGATTCATTTGCGGTCAAACTGAAGAGCATCCTAAGTTCTCAGGTTGAACTGTTGGAAATGTTTGGCGAGGTTAACGTCGAAGAAAAAGAGTTTCGAATTGTTGAAAACAGTGCGGAAGAGATAGCTGAGGTCAAGGAAAAAATAGTTGACGACTTGGAAGAATCTCCTGCTTCAGATCCTGAAAACGAAAGCGAAAGCAGTCCTTTCGAAGACGTTACTGATGACGTAGTTGAAGAGAAAAGTGAATGA